A stretch of Pseudolysobacter antarcticus DNA encodes these proteins:
- the pssA gene encoding CDP-diacylglycerol--serine O-phosphatidyltransferase codes for MGKTHFTMIRGFHLADWFTMGNAFCGMGAVLLTMAFLQTHELHLLLLAAAGIVLALIFDALDGRIARWRQRQSSFGRELDSLADVISFGVAPAALAYGAGMQGLWDCLVLLYFVGCGVSRLARYNITAEALSEEAGKVTFFEGTPIPSSVLLVVFIAAAAWFGHISTSLYFGSITLGPWQWHPLVLLFALSGSLMISKTIRIPKL; via the coding sequence ATGGGCAAAACACATTTCACGATGATCCGCGGCTTTCACCTGGCGGACTGGTTCACGATGGGCAACGCGTTCTGCGGCATGGGTGCGGTATTGCTGACGATGGCATTTCTACAGACGCACGAACTGCATCTGTTGCTGCTCGCTGCGGCAGGTATCGTGCTCGCGCTGATTTTCGATGCGCTCGACGGCCGCATCGCGCGCTGGCGTCAGCGCCAATCGAGCTTCGGCCGCGAACTGGATTCGCTGGCCGATGTGATTTCGTTCGGCGTCGCGCCGGCCGCACTCGCCTACGGCGCTGGCATGCAAGGGTTGTGGGATTGCCTCGTGCTTTTGTACTTCGTCGGTTGCGGCGTGAGTCGACTCGCACGCTACAACATCACCGCCGAGGCACTCTCTGAGGAAGCCGGCAAGGTCACGTTTTTCGAAGGCACGCCGATCCCGAGCAGCGTGTTGCTGGTCGTATTCATCGCCGCGGCGGCGTGGTTCGGACACATCAGCACATCGCTGTATTTCGGCAGCATCACGCTGGGGCCGTGGCAATGGCATCCGCTGGTTTTGCTGTTTGCGTTGTCCGGTTCGCTGATGATCAGCAAGACCATTCGCATTCCGAAACTCTGA
- a CDS encoding type 1 glutamine amidotransferase domain-containing protein, whose protein sequence is MKILMPLPQGDFDPSEVAMSWSILRDAGHEIIFATPAGQIAAADPIMLSGIGLDFWSRIPILRHLKLIGLLLRAKPWARRAYVHLQDDANFRVPQSYADLRAADFAGLILPGGHAQGMKLYLESKPLQDLVVEFFEADKPVGAICHGVLLAARSISPHTGLSVLHGRRTTALTWQQERTAWRLNRYAGRFWDPDYYRTYREGADEPEGFWSVEAEVKRLLAKPEDFLDVPRDDAHHFAKTSGIVFDSLDNAKPAWIVRDRNYVSARWPGDVHTFAKTFLQLLATPDN, encoded by the coding sequence ATGAAAATACTGATGCCGCTGCCGCAAGGGGATTTCGATCCGAGCGAAGTCGCGATGAGCTGGTCGATCTTGCGCGATGCCGGCCATGAGATAATTTTCGCGACGCCGGCCGGACAGATCGCCGCCGCTGATCCGATCATGCTCAGCGGTATCGGCCTGGATTTCTGGAGTCGCATTCCGATCCTGCGTCATCTCAAGCTGATCGGTCTGCTGCTGCGCGCGAAGCCTTGGGCACGTCGCGCGTATGTGCACTTGCAGGACGATGCGAATTTTCGCGTGCCGCAATCCTACGCGGATTTGCGCGCCGCTGATTTCGCTGGATTGATCCTGCCCGGTGGTCATGCGCAAGGCATGAAACTGTATCTCGAAAGCAAGCCGCTGCAGGATCTGGTTGTCGAATTTTTCGAGGCCGACAAACCGGTCGGCGCGATCTGTCACGGCGTGTTGCTGGCCGCGCGTTCGATTTCGCCGCACACCGGTTTGTCGGTGCTGCATGGGCGCCGCACCACCGCGCTGACATGGCAACAAGAGCGCACCGCGTGGCGGCTGAATCGCTACGCGGGGCGTTTCTGGGATCCGGATTATTACCGCACCTATCGCGAAGGCGCTGACGAACCCGAAGGTTTCTGGTCGGTTGAAGCCGAGGTCAAACGCTTGCTCGCGAAACCTGAGGATTTTCTGGATGTGCCGCGCGACGACGCCCATCACTTCGCCAAAACCAGCGGCATCGTCTTCGACTCGCTCGACAATGCAAAACCCGCGTGGATCGTGCGCGACCGCAACTACGTCAGCGCGCGCTGGCCCGGTGATGTACACACATTCGCCAAAACGTTTTTGCAATTGCTGGCGACGCCAGACAACTAG
- a CDS encoding YceH family protein: MATDVSDAENSLLLLSPIEARLLGCLVEKAATTPEVYPLTLNAAQLACNQKTNRDPLMNLEPGAVGHALREMEDKGLVKVVHNSRALRYEHRIDSTYTVTTRQRALLCVMLLRGPQTLAELHTRTDRLAQFPDLQEVRSTLDRLAQRSPALVVRLGRGPGQREDRYMHLLCGPVSAEQWNSAAASSPSSRNSGLEDRVDQLERALEELRSEIAELRSAAVPRGE; this comes from the coding sequence GTGGCGACTGACGTATCCGACGCAGAAAATAGCTTGCTATTGCTGAGTCCGATCGAGGCGCGCCTGCTCGGTTGCCTAGTCGAAAAAGCCGCGACCACCCCCGAGGTTTATCCGCTCACACTCAACGCCGCGCAGCTCGCCTGCAACCAGAAAACCAATCGCGATCCACTCATGAATCTCGAACCCGGTGCCGTCGGGCACGCCTTGCGCGAGATGGAGGACAAAGGTCTGGTCAAGGTGGTGCACAACTCGCGTGCGCTGCGTTACGAACATCGCATCGACAGCACCTACACCGTGACCACACGACAGCGCGCGTTGTTGTGCGTGATGTTGCTGCGCGGCCCGCAGACGCTGGCGGAATTGCATACGCGCACCGACCGCCTTGCGCAGTTTCCCGATCTCCAAGAAGTGCGCAGCACGCTGGATCGGCTCGCGCAACGCAGCCCGGCGCTCGTAGTGCGGCTCGGGCGTGGGCCGGGGCAGCGCGAGGATCGTTACATGCATCTGCTGTGCGGGCCGGTGTCGGCGGAGCAGTGGAACAGCGCTGCGGCGAGTTCACCGTCATCGCGTAATTCCGGGCTGGAGGATCGGGTCGATCAGCTTGAGCGCGCGCTCGAAGAATTGCGCAGTGAAATCGCGGAACTGCGTTCGGCTGCAGTGCCGCGCGGCGAATAG
- a CDS encoding kelch repeat-containing protein — protein MRTCYRTFARITLLLLVAFAVIDMAEATAPSTWGMAAPLATARLFHTTTLLPSGQLLVAGGLGANGALASAELYDPATNAWSAAGTLATARYYQTTTLLPSGKLLVVGGASVSGVLASAELYDPATNTWGVAGTLSTPRYYHTATLLPSGKLLVVGGFGSSGVLASAELYDPATNLWSAAGTLSTARDYHTATLLPSGQLLVVGGLGVSGNLASAELYDPATNTWSAAGTLTTARLYHTATLLSSGKLLVVGGSGGNSGNGNLASAELYDPVTNIWSVAGMLSTARYAHTSTLLPSGKVLVVGGDDTSNSLASAELYDPALNTWSTADTLTSERRSHTATLLPSGQLLVVGGFDGSTTLASSELYDPAVNTWIAGGTLAAARYGHIATLLPSGKLLVVGGIGVSGGLASAELYDSALNTWSAAGSLTTARRLHTVTLLASGKALVIGGYGNSAPLASVELYDPALDTWSAVGSLTTARLHHTTTLLPSGKLLVVGGAGNSGTLASAELYDPVTDTWSAAGSLSTARYVHTATLLSSGMVLVVGGLGGSGTIASAELYDPGTNTWSAAGTLSTARDFHTATLLPSGKLLVVGGTTNNISGTLASAELYDPTLNTWSAAGALTTARFSHTSTLLPSGQLLVVGGSNNGSLASAELYDPALNTWSAAGTLTTGRFDHTATLLPSGQLLVAGGYYNSTLASAELDDLGLAPDPTQQPTLSATNAFLLQTSSLTATGNGFWPNLEGSGGGTDSSATNMPVFQVQRLDNEQVRFISNDETVNFSNIHFTGSATALAGFPDGPVLVRVWVNGIPSAATFTEMITHDVVFRNGFESSQ, from the coding sequence ATGCGGACCTGTTATCGAACATTCGCGCGCATAACGCTGTTGCTGCTTGTTGCATTTGCCGTCATCGACATGGCCGAAGCGACCGCGCCCAGCACGTGGGGCATGGCAGCCCCGCTCGCCACCGCACGCCTTTTTCACACTACCACGCTGCTGCCCTCGGGACAGCTGCTGGTAGCTGGCGGTCTAGGTGCTAACGGCGCTCTCGCCAGTGCCGAGCTGTACGATCCGGCGACGAATGCATGGAGCGCCGCGGGCACGCTCGCGACCGCGCGCTATTACCAGACTACCACGCTGCTGCCCTCGGGCAAGCTGCTGGTGGTCGGCGGCGCCAGCGTCAGCGGCGTTCTCGCCAGCGCCGAGCTGTACGATCCGGCGACGAATACGTGGGGCGTGGCCGGCACGCTCTCGACCCCGCGCTATTACCACACCGCTACGCTGCTGCCCTCGGGCAAGCTGCTGGTGGTAGGAGGCTTCGGTAGCAGCGGTGTTCTCGCCAGCGCCGAGCTATACGATCCTGCGACGAACCTGTGGAGCGCGGCCGGAACGCTCTCGACCGCACGCGATTACCACACTGCCACGCTGCTGCCCTCAGGCCAGTTGCTGGTTGTCGGCGGTCTGGGTGTCAGCGGCAATCTCGCCAGCGCCGAACTGTACGATCCCGCGACAAACACGTGGAGCGCAGCTGGCACACTGACGACCGCGCGCCTTTACCACACCGCCACATTGCTGTCCTCTGGCAAGCTTCTGGTAGTCGGCGGCAGCGGCGGCAACAGCGGCAACGGCAATCTCGCCAGCGCCGAGTTGTACGATCCCGTGACGAACATATGGAGCGTGGCCGGGATGCTCTCGACCGCTCGCTATGCACACACCTCCACACTGCTACCCTCGGGCAAGGTCCTTGTGGTTGGCGGCGACGACACCAGCAACAGTCTCGCCAGCGCGGAACTATACGATCCGGCGCTGAACACATGGAGCACTGCCGACACGCTCACGAGCGAGCGCCGCTCCCACACCGCCACACTGCTGCCCTCGGGCCAGCTCCTGGTGGTCGGCGGCTTCGACGGTAGCACCACTCTCGCTAGTTCAGAGCTATACGATCCTGCGGTAAACACGTGGATCGCGGGCGGCACGCTCGCTGCCGCGCGCTATGGTCATATCGCCACGCTGCTGCCTTCGGGCAAGCTGCTGGTGGTCGGCGGCATCGGCGTAAGCGGCGGTCTCGCCAGCGCCGAGCTGTACGATTCGGCGCTGAATACTTGGAGCGCCGCCGGCTCGCTCACAACCGCGCGGCGATTACATACCGTCACACTGTTGGCCTCAGGCAAGGCGCTGGTGATCGGCGGCTACGGCAACAGCGCCCCTCTTGCCAGCGTCGAGCTCTACGACCCAGCGCTGGACACTTGGAGCGCGGTCGGCTCGCTCACGACCGCGCGCTTACATCACACCACCACGTTGCTGCCTTCGGGCAAGTTGCTGGTGGTCGGCGGCGCGGGCAACAGCGGCACTCTCGCCAGCGCCGAGCTTTACGATCCGGTGACAGACACGTGGAGCGCGGCCGGCTCGCTCTCTACCGCGCGCTATGTACACACGGCCACGCTGCTCTCGTCAGGCATGGTGCTAGTGGTCGGCGGCCTCGGCGGCAGCGGCACTATCGCCAGCGCCGAGTTGTATGATCCTGGGACGAACACTTGGAGCGCGGCCGGCACGCTATCGACCGCACGCGATTTCCACACCGCCACACTACTGCCGTCAGGCAAGCTACTGGTAGTCGGCGGTACCACCAACAACATCAGCGGCACTCTCGCCAGCGCCGAGCTGTACGATCCGACGCTGAATACTTGGAGTGCCGCCGGTGCGCTCACGACCGCGCGCTTTTCCCACACCTCCACGCTATTGCCCTCGGGCCAGCTGCTGGTGGTCGGTGGCTCCAACAACGGCAGTCTCGCCAGCGCCGAGCTGTACGATCCGGCGCTGAATACTTGGAGCGCGGCAGGCACGCTCACGACTGGGCGCTTCGATCATACCGCCACGCTACTTCCCTCGGGCCAGCTACTGGTGGCGGGCGGCTACTACAACAGTACTCTCGCCAGCGCCGAGCTTGATGATCTTGGTTTGGCGCCCGATCCGACCCAACAGCCGACACTGAGCGCGACCAACGCGTTTCTGCTGCAGACCAGCTCGTTGACGGCAACCGGCAACGGATTTTGGCCCAACCTGGAAGGCAGTGGTGGCGGAACGGATAGTTCGGCCACGAATATGCCGGTGTTCCAGGTGCAGCGCCTCGACAATGAGCAGGTGCGTTTCATCAGCAACGATGAAACGGTGAATTTCTCCAATATACATTTCACTGGCAGTGCCACGGCCTTGGCCGGATTCCCGGACGGGCCGGTATTGGTGCGGGTATGGGTGAACGGGATTCCGAGTGCGGCCACGTTTACCGAGATGATCACCCACGACGTGGTATTCCGTAATGGGTTCGAATCCAGTCAGTAG
- a CDS encoding zinc-dependent metalloprotease, producing the protein MKTSSGLCRFAGVLLFCCSVVSGNLSAAEPTPASAKTAPATFASTTHGLPSATGFFDVYRDVAKGRVLLNIAVFDTPFLLVTSLPYGLGSNDVGLDRGQSGESQLVEFRRIGARIFLVEPNTRYRAISNDVREREDVRQAFAESVLWAGDIVAEETAPNAHVLIDFSSYLLGDRHGIAARLKAAKQGDYSIDKDRSAALVAESKSFPDNTELEALLTFKGAGEGEYVRDVAMDAESLTLRQHLSLVRLPGPGFVPRIYHPASGAFSTGFTDLAQPLNASTYVRYQPRFRLDKTDPSSALSPVKKPIVFYLDPGTPEPVRSALLDGANWWKGAFEQAGFKDAYRVELLPPGADAMDIRYNMINWVHRSTRGWSYGEAISDPRTGEIIRGVVTLGSDRVRQDVLIMESLLAPYGRSDEAARKQQIEAAVLARQRQLAAHEVGHALGFAHNFAASRQGNGSVMDYPHPLLSLDAAGEIDITHAYGVGIGPWDNFLVKHAYGQFAPEQEKTALAALRADIAKAGFGYMSDADARAPGSSHPDALLWDSGTDTLKTFAQILAVRHKALDGFSEGVLGRDRQTGELEVRLVPVYLLHRYQVEAVARLLGGVSYQYAMGGEGKATNTFVSAPQQQAALQALITTLGAKELALPTNVLDLLTPPGAEYNRSREYFATRTAPVFDAVSAVEADAMLTTQFLFDPSRLNRLEWQHARDAAQPGIATVLDQVFHGTWQSENADVSVPAASAVQLAANWVVLDSLLATLEGGQLHAQTQADVRDSLAQWQHWLEKNPGREIVASSRRDAANFIAKYLADAKSVKLHALPVIPPGAPI; encoded by the coding sequence ATGAAGACGAGTTCGGGTCTGTGCCGTTTTGCCGGAGTTTTGCTTTTCTGTTGCAGTGTTGTCAGCGGCAATCTGAGCGCAGCCGAGCCGACACCTGCGTCCGCGAAAACTGCCCCCGCCACGTTCGCATCGACGACCCACGGCCTGCCATCCGCGACCGGTTTTTTCGATGTGTATCGCGATGTCGCGAAAGGTCGTGTGCTGCTGAATATCGCCGTGTTCGATACGCCTTTTCTGCTCGTGACCTCGTTGCCGTACGGACTCGGCTCGAACGACGTCGGACTCGACCGTGGCCAAAGCGGCGAATCGCAGCTCGTGGAATTTCGTCGCATCGGCGCTCGTATCTTCCTCGTTGAACCAAACACGCGTTATCGCGCGATCTCGAACGATGTCCGCGAGCGCGAAGATGTGCGCCAGGCGTTTGCCGAATCGGTGTTGTGGGCCGGCGATATCGTTGCCGAGGAAACCGCGCCGAATGCGCACGTGCTAATCGACTTCAGCAGCTATCTGCTCGGCGATCGCCACGGCATCGCCGCAAGACTCAAGGCGGCTAAGCAAGGCGATTACAGCATCGACAAGGATCGCAGCGCAGCGCTGGTCGCCGAGAGCAAAAGTTTCCCCGACAACACCGAGCTCGAAGCGCTGCTTACGTTCAAGGGCGCCGGTGAAGGCGAGTACGTGCGTGATGTCGCGATGGACGCGGAAAGCCTCACCTTGCGCCAGCATTTGAGCCTGGTGCGTTTGCCCGGCCCGGGATTTGTGCCGCGTATTTATCATCCGGCCTCGGGCGCGTTCAGCACGGGTTTCACCGATCTCGCGCAGCCGTTGAACGCGAGCACCTACGTGCGTTATCAGCCGCGCTTTCGTCTCGATAAAACCGATCCGAGTTCTGCGTTGAGTCCGGTCAAAAAACCGATCGTGTTTTATCTCGATCCGGGCACGCCTGAGCCGGTGCGCTCCGCGCTGCTCGACGGTGCGAATTGGTGGAAAGGCGCATTCGAGCAGGCCGGTTTCAAGGATGCGTATCGCGTCGAGTTATTGCCACCCGGCGCGGACGCGATGGACATTCGATACAACATGATCAACTGGGTGCATCGCTCGACGCGTGGCTGGTCCTACGGCGAGGCGATCAGCGATCCGCGCACCGGCGAAATTATTCGCGGCGTGGTCACGCTCGGCTCCGATCGCGTGCGCCAGGATGTGCTGATCATGGAGAGTTTGCTCGCACCGTACGGTCGCAGCGATGAGGCTGCTCGCAAGCAGCAAATCGAAGCCGCCGTGCTCGCGCGTCAGCGGCAACTCGCGGCGCACGAAGTCGGTCACGCGCTCGGCTTCGCCCACAACTTCGCGGCGAGCCGGCAGGGCAACGGATCGGTGATGGATTATCCGCATCCGCTGCTTTCGCTCGATGCTGCAGGCGAGATCGATATCACGCATGCGTATGGCGTCGGCATCGGGCCTTGGGATAATTTTCTGGTCAAGCATGCGTACGGCCAGTTTGCGCCGGAGCAGGAAAAAACCGCGCTGGCGGCATTGCGCGCGGATATCGCCAAGGCCGGATTCGGCTACATGAGCGATGCCGATGCGCGCGCACCGGGATCGAGTCATCCCGATGCGTTGCTCTGGGATTCCGGCACCGATACGTTGAAAACCTTCGCGCAGATTCTTGCCGTGCGGCACAAGGCGCTGGACGGATTTTCCGAAGGCGTGCTCGGCCGCGACCGCCAGACCGGCGAGCTAGAAGTGCGGCTAGTGCCGGTGTATCTGCTGCATCGTTATCAAGTGGAAGCGGTCGCGCGTTTGCTTGGCGGTGTGAGTTATCAGTACGCGATGGGGGGCGAGGGGAAAGCGACAAATACATTTGTGTCTGCGCCGCAACAACAGGCCGCGTTGCAGGCGTTGATCACAACGCTCGGCGCAAAAGAACTTGCGTTGCCGACAAATGTGCTCGACTTGCTCACGCCGCCCGGCGCCGAATACAACCGCAGTCGCGAGTATTTCGCCACGCGCACCGCACCGGTGTTTGATGCGGTGTCGGCGGTTGAGGCAGATGCGATGTTGACGACGCAATTCCTGTTCGATCCATCACGTCTGAATCGCCTCGAATGGCAGCACGCGCGTGATGCCGCGCAGCCCGGAATCGCGACCGTGCTCGATCAGGTATTCCACGGCACGTGGCAGAGCGAAAATGCCGATGTCAGCGTGCCTGCCGCGAGTGCCGTACAGCTCGCCGCTAATTGGGTCGTACTCGACAGCCTGCTCGCCACACTCGAAGGCGGGCAATTGCATGCGCAGACCCAAGCCGACGTGCGCGACAGTCTTGCGCAGTGGCAGCATTGGCTCGAAAAAAATCCGGGCCGCGAAATTGTTGCGAGCAGCCGTCGTGACGCGGCGAATTTTATTGCGAAATATCTTGCCGATGCGAAGTCGGTAAAGCTGCATGCGCTGCCGGTGATTCCGCCGGGCGCACCGATTTGA
- a CDS encoding S9 family peptidase produces MNRWLLAGCTTLITCAAAHAAAPLTLEQIMAEPQWIGPPIERPYFSADGHSVYYSLKHGTGSIRDLHKIDLGNSQDTIIDAAGMNGADGNEVVYDRAHKRAAFVRNGDIFVRDLGTGQLIQVTRTAQDESAPQFSADDRAVQFRSGSDWYSYDFAGGVTSQVAIVKAEKDPHDKKKDDLQELQLRLFSTLKQSHDDKEAARLHAEEFQRGDSSRAPLPFYLGDDIRIASGDTPDDAQIADGSLSPDGRWLLLVAAPKSSAEAGKIGKLTRYVTESGYEEFENEHTRVGRNDPAPQSLLLLDLRAHEKYTLSYANLPGIHDDPLASVRALNAKHDKDTTKKDGAKKDDKTKTEPKERALQIPGIVWSRDGSNVAVALRSVDNKDRWIASIDFANHALIAQHRLTDAAWINWNFNEMGWENDNRTLWYQSEESGYSQLYARALGDKQAHALTHGKFEVGQPLLDDDGKFFYVRANQEAPYVYDVYRVPVAGGELQRVSQLKGVERFALSGDGKQVLITDSTAYMPAQISVVAADGSGAARQLTDTRTPAYKQLQWIQPQIVEVPSSHTKQPIYAKFYKPADFDASKKYPAVFFVHGAGYTQNVHSAFPYYFREQMFHNLLTQHGYVVLDMDYRASEGYGRDWRTAIYRQMGHPELEDLLDGKAWLVKNQSVDPNRIGLYGGSYGGFMTLMALFRAPDDFAAGAALRPVTDWTQYNHGYTSDILNTPQVDPAAYEASSPIEFAANLKHALLIEHGVIDDNVLFEDSARLYQRLIELHKDNFEIAMYPLERHGFVHADSWLDEYKRIYKLFETNLK; encoded by the coding sequence ATGAACCGTTGGCTGCTGGCTGGCTGTACCACCCTGATTACCTGTGCCGCCGCGCACGCCGCCGCACCACTGACGCTCGAACAGATCATGGCGGAGCCGCAATGGATCGGTCCGCCGATCGAGCGGCCGTATTTTTCCGCCGATGGGCACAGTGTGTATTACAGCCTCAAGCACGGCACGGGCAGCATCCGCGACCTGCACAAGATCGATCTCGGCAATTCGCAAGATACGATCATCGACGCGGCCGGCATGAACGGTGCCGATGGCAACGAGGTGGTGTACGACCGTGCGCACAAGCGGGCGGCGTTCGTTCGCAACGGCGATATCTTCGTGCGCGATCTCGGCACCGGCCAGTTGATCCAGGTCACGCGCACGGCGCAGGACGAATCCGCGCCGCAGTTTTCCGCCGATGACCGCGCCGTGCAATTTCGCAGCGGCAGCGATTGGTACAGCTACGATTTCGCTGGCGGCGTGACCAGCCAGGTCGCGATCGTCAAGGCCGAGAAAGATCCGCACGACAAGAAAAAAGACGACCTGCAGGAATTGCAGTTGCGCCTGTTCAGCACCTTGAAGCAAAGTCACGACGACAAGGAAGCCGCGCGCCTGCATGCGGAAGAATTCCAGCGCGGCGACAGCTCACGCGCGCCGTTGCCATTTTATCTCGGTGACGATATCCGCATCGCCAGCGGCGATACGCCCGACGATGCGCAGATCGCCGATGGCAGCCTGTCGCCGGACGGCCGCTGGTTGTTGCTCGTGGCCGCGCCTAAAAGCAGCGCCGAGGCCGGCAAGATTGGCAAACTCACGCGTTATGTGACCGAATCGGGATACGAGGAATTCGAGAACGAACATACCCGTGTCGGGCGCAACGATCCGGCGCCGCAATCACTGCTGCTGCTCGACCTGCGCGCGCACGAAAAATACACGTTGTCGTATGCGAATCTGCCAGGCATCCACGATGATCCGCTGGCATCGGTGCGCGCGCTGAATGCGAAGCACGACAAGGATACGACGAAAAAAGACGGCGCCAAGAAAGACGACAAGACCAAGACCGAACCGAAAGAACGCGCACTGCAGATTCCGGGCATCGTCTGGTCGCGCGATGGCAGCAACGTCGCGGTCGCGCTGCGCTCGGTCGACAACAAGGATCGCTGGATCGCCAGCATCGACTTCGCGAATCACGCGCTGATCGCGCAGCATCGGCTGACTGATGCGGCGTGGATCAACTGGAACTTCAACGAGATGGGTTGGGAAAATGACAACCGCACGTTGTGGTATCAGTCCGAGGAATCCGGCTATTCGCAGTTGTATGCCCGCGCGCTCGGCGACAAACAAGCGCACGCACTGACCCACGGCAAGTTCGAGGTCGGCCAGCCGCTGCTGGATGACGACGGCAAATTTTTCTACGTGCGCGCGAATCAGGAAGCGCCGTATGTCTACGATGTTTATCGCGTGCCGGTGGCCGGTGGCGAATTGCAGCGCGTGAGCCAGCTCAAGGGTGTCGAGCGTTTTGCGTTGTCGGGCGATGGCAAGCAGGTGCTGATCACGGATTCAACAGCGTACATGCCCGCGCAAATTTCTGTAGTTGCTGCCGATGGCAGTGGCGCCGCGCGCCAGCTTACCGACACGCGCACACCGGCCTACAAGCAGCTGCAATGGATCCAGCCGCAGATCGTCGAGGTACCATCGAGTCACACCAAGCAACCGATCTACGCGAAGTTCTACAAGCCTGCCGATTTTGATGCGAGCAAGAAATATCCGGCGGTGTTTTTTGTACACGGCGCCGGTTACACGCAGAACGTGCATTCGGCGTTTCCGTATTATTTCCGCGAGCAGATGTTCCACAACTTGCTGACGCAACACGGTTATGTCGTGCTCGATATGGACTATCGCGCGTCGGAAGGTTACGGCCGCGACTGGCGCACCGCGATCTACCGCCAGATGGGTCATCCCGAGCTGGAGGATTTGCTCGATGGCAAGGCGTGGCTGGTGAAGAATCAATCGGTCGATCCGAATCGCATCGGTTTGTACGGCGGTTCCTACGGCGGCTTCATGACCTTGATGGCGCTGTTCCGCGCGCCCGACGATTTCGCCGCCGGCGCCGCCTTGCGCCCGGTCACCGACTGGACGCAGTACAACCACGGCTACACCTCGGACATTCTCAATACGCCGCAGGTCGATCCGGCGGCGTACGAGGCCAGCTCGCCAATCGAGTTTGCGGCCAATCTCAAACATGCACTGCTGATCGAGCACGGTGTGATCGACGACAACGTGTTGTTCGAGGATTCCGCACGCCTGTACCAGCGCCTGATCGAATTGCACAAAGATAATTTTGAGATCGCGATGTATCCGCTCGAACGCCACGGTTTTGTCCATGCCGATTCATGGCTCGACGAATACAAGCGCATCTACAAATTGTTCGAGACGAATCTGAAATAG